A genomic segment from Takifugu rubripes chromosome 20, fTakRub1.2, whole genome shotgun sequence encodes:
- the LOC115247260 gene encoding vegetative cell wall protein gp1-like — protein MKTPLSPLPSHIRPLPSHIRPVPHPSSPIPHPSSPVPHPSSPVPHPSSPLPHPSRPVPHQSSPVPHQSSLVPHQSSLVPHQSSPVPHQSSPVPHPSSPVPHQSSLVPHQSSPVPHQSSPVPHPSCPVPHPSSPIPHPSCPVPHQSSLVPHPSCPVPHPSSPIPHPSCPVPHQSSPVPHPSSPVPHPSSPVPHQSSLVPHQSSPVPHPSCPVPHPSSAALQFQRLLARLSWSPSADLLPGSGLAVISPPAHRR, from the exons ATGAAAACGCCTCTCAG TCCTCTCCCGTCCCACATCCGTCCTCTCCCGTCCCACATCCGTCCCGTCCCACATCCGTCCTCTCCCATCCCACATCCGTCCTCTCCCGTCCCACATCCGTCCTCTCCCGTCCCAcatccgtcctctcctctcccacatccgtcccgtcccgtcccacatcagtcctctcctgtcccacaTCAGTCCTCTCTTGTCCCACATCAGTCCTCTCTTGTCCCACAtcagtcctctcctgtcccacatcagtcctctcctgtcccacatccgtcctctcctgtcccacatcagtcctctcttgtcccacatcagtcctctcctgtcccacaTCAGTCCTCTCCCGTCCCACATCCGTCCTGTCCCGTCCCACATCCGTCCTCTCCCATCCCACatccgtcctgtcctgtcccacaTCAGTCCTCTCTTGTCCCACATCCGTCCTGTCCCGTCCCACATCCGTCCTCTCCCATCCCACatccgtcctgtcctgtcccacatcagtcctctcctgtcccacatccgtcctctcccgtcccacatccgtcctctcctgtcccacaTCAGTCCTCTCTTGTCCCACATCAGTCCTCTCCCGTCCCACATCCGTCCTGTCCCGTCCCACATCCGTCCTCAGCAGCGCTTCAGTTCCAACGTCTGCTGGCTCGGTTGTCCTGGTCTCCATCTGCAGACCTCCTTCCTGGATCAGGTTTAGCAGTAATTAGTCCCCCTGCACACAGGAGATGA
- the LOC105419489 gene encoding uncharacterized protein isoform X2, with protein MRNLCFTSLCFILSFYASVEHSAGSAAPDPPQQLTCNGTKNPDGSFTYQLVPAPTVTEYTSSSWANASITFADDGDKTADVQNLTNDSVTLKLCQENVTYKLDGANPQEASCHVNCSGLERTTPSAEHRWCLSDDRCPPVRDVLLVVGVLVLVVVGALGALVFYRRIHPRCSRGSEEEPSVKSSSAVEVPLLEMKTVSESH; from the exons ATGAGAAACCTGTGCTTCACGTCTCTGTGCTTCATTCTCAGTTTCTACG CCTCGGTCGAACATTCAGCTGGTTCTGCGGCCCCCGACCCTCCACAACAGCTGACCTGTAACGGTACCAAGAACCCTGACGGCTCCTTCACCTATCAGCTGGTCCCGGCACCGACGGTCACCGAATACACATCTTCCAGCTGGGCCAACGCCTCC ATCACCTTTGCTGATGATGGAGACAAGACTGCTGACGTGCAGAACCTCACGAATGACTCCGTGACCTTGAAGCTCTGCCAGGAAAATGTGACCTACAAACTTGACGGAGCG aaCCCTCAGGAGGCCAGCTGCCACG TCAACTGTTCTGGTCTCGAGAGGACGACGCCTTCGGCCGAACACC GTTGGTGTCTGAGTGACGACAGGTGTCCACCGGTCCGGGACGtcctgctggtggtgggggtgctggtgctggtggtggtgggggcgcTGGGGGCGCTGGTGTTCTACAGAAGGATCCATCCCAGATGCAGCAGAGGATCTGAGGAGGAACCgagtgtgaagagcagcagcgctgTGGAGGTTCCGCTGCTGGAGATGAAAACTGTGTCAGAATCTCATTAA
- the LOC105419489 gene encoding uncharacterized protein isoform X3, translated as MRNLCFTSLCFILSFYASNSPDAQLTCNVTKNPDGSFTYRLVPAPTVTENTSFRWAKNSITFAEDGDITAEVLNLMKDSVTLKLCQENVTYENHGANPQEASCHVNCSGHERTTPSADHRWCPSDDWCPPVQDVVLLVLVLVELVRLMVELVRLMVVCFKIKKYRIGPNIRRPPLFQEKKRLFEHQI; from the exons ATGAGAAACCTGTGCTTCACGTCTCTGTGCTTCATTCTCAGTTTCTACG CCTCGAACAGCCCCGACGCTCAGCTGACCTGTAACGTTACCAAGAACCCTGACGGCTCCTTCACCTACCGGCTGGTCCCGGCACCGACGGTCACCGAAAACACGTCTTTCAGATGGGCCAAAAACTCC ATCACCTTTGCTGAAGATGGAGACATTACTGCTGAAGTGCTGAACCTCATGAAGGACTCCGTGACCTTGAAGCTCTGCCAGGAAAATGTGACCTACGAAAATCACGGAGCG aaCCCTCAGGAGGCCAGCTGCCACG TCAACTGTTCTGGTCACGAGAGGACGACGCCTTCGGCCGATCACC GTTGGTGTCCGAGTGACGACTGGTGTCCACCGGTCCAGGACGTcgtcctgctggtgctggtgctggtggagctggtgaggctgatggtggagctggtgaGGCTGATGGTGGTGTGCTTCAAGATTAAGAAGTatcgtattggcccgaatataagacgaccccctctttttcaagaaaaaaaacgactttttgaacaccaaatttaa
- the LOC105419489 gene encoding uncharacterized protein isoform X1, translating into MRDLCFTSLCFIIIFYASVEHSAGSAAPDPPQQLTCNGTKNPDGSFTYQLVPAPTVTEYTSSSWANASITFADDGDKTADVQNLTNDSVTLKLCQENVTYKLDGANPQEASCHVNCSGLERTTPSAEHRWCLSDDRCPPVRDVLLVVGVLVLVVVGALGALVFYRRIHPRCSRGSEEEPSVKSSSAVEVPLLEMKTVSESH; encoded by the exons ATGCGAGACCTGTGCTTCACGTCTCTGTGCTTCATTATCATTTTTTACG CCTCGGTCGAACATTCAGCTGGTTCTGCGGCCCCCGACCCTCCACAACAGCTGACCTGTAACGGTACCAAGAACCCTGACGGCTCCTTCACCTATCAGCTGGTCCCGGCACCGACGGTCACCGAATACACATCTTCCAGCTGGGCCAACGCCTCC ATCACCTTTGCTGATGATGGAGACAAGACTGCTGACGTGCAGAACCTCACGAATGACTCCGTGACCTTGAAGCTCTGCCAGGAAAATGTGACCTACAAACTTGACGGAGCG aaCCCTCAGGAGGCCAGCTGCCACG TCAACTGTTCTGGTCTCGAGAGGACGACGCCTTCGGCCGAACACC GTTGGTGTCTGAGTGACGACAGGTGTCCACCGGTCCGGGACGtcctgctggtggtgggggtgctggtgctggtggtggtgggggcgcTGGGGGCGCTGGTGTTCTACAGAAGGATCCATCCCAGATGCAGCAGAGGATCTGAGGAGGAACCgagtgtgaagagcagcagcgctgTGGAGGTTCCGCTGCTGGAGATGAAAACTGTGTCAGAATCTCATTAA
- the LOC115247199 gene encoding uncharacterized protein: MRDLCFTSLCFIIIFYASVEHSAGSAAPDPPQQLTCNVTKNPDGSVTYRLVPAPTVTEYTSSSWANASITFAVDGDKTADVQNLTNDSVTLKLCQENVTYKLDGANPQEASCHVNCSGHERTTPSAEHRWCLSDDWCPPVRDVLLVVGVLVLVVVGALALVFYRRIHPRCSRGSEEEPSVKSSTTVEVPLLEMKTVSESH; this comes from the exons ATGCGAGACCTGTGCTTCACGTCTCTGTGCTTCATTATCATTTTTTACG CCTCGGTCGAACATTCAGCTGGTTCTGCGGCCCCCGACCCTCCACAACAGCTGACCTGTAACGTTACCAAGAACCCTGACGGCTCCGTCACCTACCGGCTGGTCCCGGCACCGACGGTCACCGAATACACATCTTCCAGCTGGGCCAACGCCTCC ATCACCTTTGCTGTTGATGGAGACAAGACTGCTGACGTGCAGAACCTCACGAATGACTCCGTGACCTTGAAGCTCTGCCAGGAAAATGTGACCTACAAACTTGACGGAGCG aaCCCTCAGGAGGCCAGCTGCCACG TCAACTGTTCTGGTCACGAGAGGACGACGCCTTCGGCCGAACACC GTTGGTGTCTGAGTGACGACTGGTGTCCACCGGTCCGGGACGtcctgctggtggtgggggtgctggtgctggtggtggtgggggcgcTGGCGCTGGTGTTCTACAGAAGGATCCATCCCAGATGCAGCAGAGGATCTGAGGAGGAACCGAGTGTGAAGAGCAGCACCACTGTGGAGGTTCCGCTGCTGGAGATGAAAACTGTGTCAGAATCTCATTAA